Within Topomyia yanbarensis strain Yona2022 chromosome 2, ASM3024719v1, whole genome shotgun sequence, the genomic segment tgaactagcctcatactcacgatcaaaagagtcgaccactagtaggatccacatgtcccccacccaagcgaattgatcaacttgcaagtaggagcacatatctaccaaccagccaagaagacttccgaatcaatgagaatggaccatgccagtcgaaggccacaggcccagcgccatctcgtacagtgtcattgtcatttctcaagatgagaacctacaaagcctaactgttcgtatgtgctagtccgtatagattttggtttgctgaaacgaaacaagaaaagcaaaacaattgtgattagtatcgtagctataataaataaataaacgatttcTCCTCTGTTGTCGGTTTCCCTGTTCGCAGTCCTCCCTCCTattcctgatctgtttgggccactggctttccgtttccttggccgtccCGCTCTCCCGCATACATCGTAgcaggagaaacaaatgaaaagacaaaacaaaacaaaatgaaaataaatggacgtctgctatctgtgcctaaattgatgttgcttctcagttttgcacgacccaggggggacttggccttgatcccaatgctctgtcaccgatgttacgtgatattcgttatggaatattctttgtttgggggcccttcataaacaatgttgtgcgttttttttatccctgatccgctgatacgtttaaaattcatttttagtttttttttatctcgttacgtgacgctcttccctattgtcaatatccaacatcatttatgaatggtcccctggtgatatatttagagcagacaatccaatgagaaataggattgacaggattttagtgcgctcttggcaccttgtgtcacatcttcatgtttgttatacatactaagtataccaaagcatgcgatgtgatgaccggaagattagagaagcaactcctccccttccccccccccccaccttcTTTTGGACGCAAGCTATTCTTATAATATTCAAATACCAACTGCTTCTTCATTATAGCCTTTCAGGTATGTTcatgttacaaaaaaatgtgaaaaaagtttGGCTATGGATCGTTAACCTTGACTGCATCGGAAAATAGCTAAAACAGAGAAATGACCCAATTCTTGATTAAATCCATAAATCGAACAAAACCTCATCTCGCAATGACCCAGTGAATTAATTGCTTAATTACACTCTTAGAAATATTTACGTCTCGCAAGATGTACATAAAAGGAACGTTATAATTTACATTATGGAACATGTAAAATTATTTGTCGCTCACAATTTTTCAGCTTATTCAGCAGAAGTCTACAATACAAATAGAGCAATATTATTTTTGATCTGTAATTCTATTATTCAACTGAAAAACACGTCGCAGTATTGTTTGCTTTAAGTGTAATTGTCAAGTGAAGCTTGAAAGTGATCCCCATTTGTTGCTCTCCATTCGCCAACTATTGCTCTATAGTCAACCGTAAAAGTTACGTACCTCTTCTGGCGAGTCTGGTATCCGAATCCGTGTCCACGAACAGCTTCATATGGAACAGATCCCGAATTTCCGGAAAGTAAAACACTAGTATTCCTTCGAACAGCACCACATCGGCCGGATAGATGACCAGCTTCCGATCCGGACAAACAGAATTCGTCCGATAGTCGTATTCATTGATTTCCACCTTCTGCCCCTGAAGCACCGCTTGCAACGTTTGGAGCATCAGTTTCTCGTTGAACGCATCCGGATGATCGAAGTTGAACTGTCCCCTTTCGGCGCGGGCCTTCTCCGCTGCCGTAAGTTCCCGATAGAAGCTATCCTGGCTGATAGTGACCACCTACGGAATACAGCACGTCATAAGTAAACAAACGCAGCGTCAATGCTCCCGATCGTCATCATTACGTAAAAAAGTTTACTTATAACCTAGAATGAAAAATTTTGCACTCACTTGTCGCTGTGCGTGATCCATATCGGCTTGACCGAGTTGTTCCATGATCCGTTTGCAGACCGTAGACTGAAATCAATAATGCACATTAAGCCATTCACCTTATTTTTTCGGCAATTTATCCCACTATGAATGAACATTTTGTCGCATATGGAACCCTTTTCCAAGGCCAATCACGTCGTAAACACATTCAGCTTATGGTAAATATAAGTTCGTGGTTATACCTTTCCGCTTGCAGTTCCACCGGCCACTCCGATAAGAAACGGCGTTTTGACGCCGTTTTCGGAACCGTTCGTCCTCATTCCGTTCGATTTCAGCTCACTAGCACTGTTTTCGGCCATGCAGGTTGCAATTTGTGCAGATTTTTTCACCGATTTTCACTTGAGCGCACTGAATTTTCCCCCGAATCGCACAAAGAATGAAACTGATATGATGAGCGGCTACTGTCAGAATGGTGGTGGTGAGATGAGCACAGCTCAACCTCGGGCGGTTGGTGAGGCCATCAAGAACAGCTGGGTAAACATATGAATAAGCTCTCCGATCATCAGCGTTTGTGTTATGAGAAGTTAGATATGTGctataaaaagtttatcgaaGCTTTTGTAGCTTCTTTAAAGCTTTATGCTGGAATCTTGCATGCAAGGAAAGTGGGCCGCATATCTGTCTGTCTTTGGTCATAAGTTTTGCGCACTTAACGCGCAAATCTGGTTTAATACAGTTATGTTGTGCTGGCCAAGAAagtgaaaataaatttattgcaaATACTTGGAGTAGGTACATATCGtctttactgaaattttcatgcCGATCTGAGTGCATGCGGTACCGTGCACCTATCGGCGCAATTCCTTTGGAAAAAGTAGAACAATTCACATATTTTGCATGAAAAGGATTAACCCCGGATTTTATGCAAATTCTCTTTGTTAGTATAACTGACTTGACCgctcacggtgtctttgtcgaacaactttattcaaaaaaaaatcggcatctgtaaaactttgggatatgaaagaatggactttcccctttcatttgaaagtaaaatttaaaatattctgtcggggggtctagaacaacttttaaagtgttttgattgaaaacttaagttttttaatgaaattttttcgcatttttgctactaattggtactatagacattcaaaaaatactaaaagtgagattctgatgaacaatcccattgtctacaacttcgtagaatgctttaaatcgatataaaatgacccgagaaagttattaaaattttatcagtttttagcgacttagtggaatgcaacatttcaattgtagcacatagcgaaatattactttcctcaaccctccggaagtcgcgcatatggcttaccgaacgagcatccgctggtcccctaagacgatttcgctagattctcagagcagcgtgcactcagtgcactagcgcgacttccggaaggtaaccgagtaaattttatttgtttttcattttcattgctttgtgaaagaaattagcaatatttggtgaactcttcgccaccttgaaacgaagggttagtcgggaaaaataaatctgaaccagagtaatagttaatttagactttttaaatattttgtaaagaatcaattaattccaaaaaaatgaacctatgcttcttcccaccaaacccggagaaattgaagtAAAACCCGGAGATCACTCCCGAAAACCAGAGTCTCCGgatcaaacccggaggggtggcaaccctaaactgaagacattaacagcaacacgtctttcgggtaaaggtgatactttctatatctacttttatattgagatcgctatcttcgtacaatagacaaaacccttatttctcatttactattgcgatttctgttcaatgtaaagcgattcccaaaagttaacaaacttgaatataaatctcatcgaattatttttcaatccttcatgtaactgtcaatcaggattctcaatcgaaatcaaatgactgaatatctaatcgagtttggTCAAATATAAAGTAAAAGTTTAGgccacaagatgctaacgaacaaaaaggttgattcaagattacatcaagcatactccagaatgagtgaacaaataaaaaagaagaaacaaatatatatgtgactgaaaaaaactgtttcattttgctgtaTTACCCAGCATCTATCAAAAGAAtactaatttcgttcaaatttcatCTACTCTTTTCTATATCtccatgctcctaaaatatcataccgcataaaacggtggaatctggaattatgtttttacccttaaaggtgggactttgctagcattcaggttcttctgagcacaTTGTTAGAATAAGGCAatctatttttttacaaataaaaatgtttttgaaataaagcgtcttaaccaataggccccgtgtGAATCTAGAAACttcgataaaaatttaatagctttctctggcgattttagatcgcgatgtagttttctacaaaattgcacacaatgaaattgtgtaccagattctcacttttggcaatatttgaatgtctaaagtactacctaggagcaaaaatgtgaaccagttttattgaaaaacctaagttttcaaacaaaaaaactttaaaatagaaagttctggagcccccgacagaatattttaattttactttcgaatgaaagagaaaagcccattctatcacatgctgaagttttagcgatgccgatttttttcgaataaaattgttctaccaaacacaccgtgcgCTAGCTAGACACTAAATGACACTCAACTTACCGATACGGTTGAAACAACTGGTTGGGACTGATGACTCGGTGGTATTGAAGTTCTAATTTTTAACTGATGAACGGAGGTgcaaacagttttttcaaatacactagaatattttttaaaattaaacaaaaaccgatttaatccacctatcagtgagatgagacattttttaCACATAGGGGAAAGAAGGCAATATGAGCACGTTAAGGTTGAAGGCAAATATATCTGCAGCAAAACAATCAAATAATCCCAAATTGCCCTTTACTGGTACAGTAAAACATATTCTTCACACGCAGTTACTAAACATGctgaagaaaattaaaaatctttgaaaataatcgttttttGTAATGATCGATTTTTGGCTTGGTAAAAAGCTTGTGGGGCAATATGAGCAATCTTAAGGGGAAATATGGTCATGTcacaaaatattatattttattacaaaatttcaaatttatttcacttttaaTTATTAAGAATCATATTTTCCATTGATTTAGTAACATTTAGTTGCCTATGAAATTCATCTTATAGTTTTTTAACATCATTTTCGTAACTATTAGAATCAAATTTCCATTTTGCTTAATTCATATTTTTGCGAGTAATTTTCTCAAGCAAATATTATTCTTCATCGCTCGTAGTAGC encodes:
- the LOC131684187 gene encoding uridine-cytidine kinase isoform X1; this translates as MAENSASELKSNGMRTNGSENGVKTPFLIGVAGGTASGKSTVCKRIMEQLGQADMDHAQRQVVTISQDSFYRELTAAEKARAERGQFNFDHPDAFNEKLMLQTLQAVLQGQKVEINEYDYRTNSVCPDRKLVIYPADVVLFEGILVFYFPEIRDLFHMKLFVDTDSDTRLARRVPRDINERGRDLDQVLNAYMSFVKPAFEEFCSPTKKFADVIIPRGADNTVAIDLIVQHIREFLNNRTRQDHSPHLATGGTSALNLSRGRDEGTPPEATASGLRRFSSTIINRKLFSVVFNY
- the LOC131684187 gene encoding uridine-cytidine kinase isoform X2, with the protein product MAENSASELKSNGMRTNGSENGVKTPFLIGVAGGTASGKSTVCKRIMEQLGQADMDHAQRQVVTISQDSFYRELTAAEKARAERGQFNFDHPDAFNEKLMLQTLQAVLQGQKVEINEYDYRTNSVCPDRKLVIYPADVVLFEGILVFYFPEIRDLFHMKLFVDTDSDTRLARRVPRDINERGRDLDQVLNAYMSFVKPAFEEFCSPTKKFADVIIPRGADNTVAIDLIVQHIREFLNNRTRQDHSPHLATGGTSALNLSRGRVRYFVFH
- the LOC131684187 gene encoding uridine-cytidine kinase isoform X3, with amino-acid sequence MAENSASELKSNGMRTNGSENGVKTPFLIGVAGGTASGKSTVCKRIMEQLGQADMDHAQRQVVTISQDSFYRELTAAEKARAERGQFNFDHPDAFNEKLMLQTLQAVLQGQKVEINEYDYRTNSVCPDRKLVIYPADVVLFEGILVFYFPEIRDLFHMKLFVDTDSDTRLARRVPRDINERGRDLDQVLNAYMSFVKPAFEEFCSPTKKFADVIIPRGADNTVAIDLIVQHIREFLNNRTRQDHSPHLATGGTSALNLSRGRATFKH
- the LOC131684187 gene encoding uridine-cytidine kinase isoform X4, translated to MAENSASELKSNGMRTNGSENGVKTPFLIGVAGGTASGKSTVCKRIMEQLGQADMDHAQRQVVTISQDSFYRELTAAEKARAERGQFNFDHPDAFNEKLMLQTLQAVLQGQKVEINEYDYRTNSVCPDRKLVIYPADVVLFEGILVFYFPEIRDLFHMKLFVDTDSDTRLARRVPRDINERGRDLDQVLNAYMSFVKPAFEEFCSPTKKFADVIIPRGADNTVAIDLIVHHISEIMHINAGNGTTTGTQKTHFAHGFANDETHA